GGAGTACAGCAGGCCGAGAGCCAGCGCCATGACACCGGTGGCGATGGTGATCCACAGCGGGCCGAGCGTCGAGCGCCGGTAGCGCTGCTTGATGTCTTGCCACCCCAGCTGGAGCCAGAGTTCGCGCTGGGCCCATCCTTGGGTGAGGTCGCGCCACGCCATCGAGAGAGTCTTGGACCGCGACGCGGGGGTACTGCCGCCGGTCGCCGACGTCATCCGGCCGACGTCAGCCCGCAACTGTTCTTGGTTGTGCACTCTTAACACCCTAAAACACCGATAGCCGGGGAGTGTGCACCCGGCCGGGCCGGTGTGCATAATTGGGGCGTTGCACAGTGGCCGGTTTGTCAGCGAGGGAGGTAGTGCCTGTGGCGTATGACGTAGCCAGCGTCCGCGGCCTCTATACCTCTCTCGCGGACGGTTGGACGTACCTCAACGCGCACGATTGTCCGCAGATCCCCGAGCGCGTTTCGGCGGCCGTCGCCCGCTCTTTCCGCATGTCCACCGCCGTGGTTCGCCCCGAGGCGGGCGGGGGCTCGCATTCCCGCCAGGTCGCGGGCCAGACCGAGGGTGTGGCCTTTCTTGGCGACGCCCAAGCGGCCGTCGCCGATCTCGTCGGCGCGACCCAGGACCGCGTGGTGCTCGGGCCGAGCCTGGAGGTGCTCTACGCCAACCTCGCCGCCGCGATGTCCCCGCTGCTGCGCTCCGCGTCCTCGGTTGTGCTGAACAACGTCGACCGCCCCTCCCTCACCGCGGCGTTGCGGCGGTGCCCCGCCGACGTTCGGTGGGCGCAGGCGGACCTGGCCACCGGGGAGCTGCCGGGCTGGCAGTACATGGACTTGGTGGATGGCTCCACCCGTCTCGTGTCCGTCCCCGCCGCGCACGGGTTGCTCGGCACGGTCGCGCCGGTGGCGGAGATCGTTGAGACGGTGCGCGCCCGCTCTCGGGCATGGGTGCTTGTCGACGCCACCGCCTACGCCCCCTACCGCCCCGTCGACGCTGATGCCTGGGGCGCGGACATCGTCGCCGTCGATGTGGCCGCGCTGGGTGGCCCTCAGGTGGCGGCGTTGGTGTTCCGCAACGAGGCTATGTTCGCCCGGCTGGCCCCGGGCGGTGCCGCGTCGGTGGCCTCAGTTATCTCGACCGGCCTGGCGGGCGGGGTGTCTCCCGTTGTCGAGCACTATGCCTCACTGGCGGGATCGGCTCAGGCGGGCAGGAGTACGCGCCGGGCGCGCCTGGTGGCGTCGATGAGCGAGACTGCGACTTATCTCAACGCGCTGCGCGACGACCTCTACACGTTCCTGGGCACGCTGCCCAGTGTCCACATCGTCGGAGTGTCCGGCGAGGCCGCGGACGGCGCCAGCGTCGACCGGGTGGCGCGCTTGACGTTCGGGGTCAAGGGGGTGCCGTCGTCGACGGTGCACCAGCGCCTGTTCGACAACGGCATCGTCGTCACCGAAGCTCCGAGCACGCCGCTTCTCGACGACATGGGCGTCCCCGACCTCGGCGGCGCGGTGACGGTCTCGCTCGGCCCCTTCAACACCGCCAACGACGTGGACCAGCTGATTCGCGCCGTTGCGTCTCTGGCTTAGGTGGGCTTAGGTGGCTTAGGCCGGTTTCTCCACGGTTAGCACGACCTTGCCGGTAGACGAGCCGGAATCGAGCAGGTCGTGGGCGCGGGCCGCCTCCCGCAGGGGGAACGTTTCGGAAATCGTGGGGCGGATTGAGCCGTCCTCGAGCAGGGGCCAGACATGCGCGACGGTGTCCGCAACGATGTGCGCCTTGGACGTGCGGGGGCGGGCGCGCAGCGTCGTGGCGTGCACCGATTGGCGGCGCGGCATCATCCGGCCCAGGTTCAACGTGCCCTTCGGCCCGCCCTGCAGCGCGATGACCACGAGCCGGCCCTCGATTGCGAGGGCCTTGACGTTGCGCTCGAGGTAGTCGCCTCCGATGACGTCGAGGATGACGTCGCACGAGCCCTTGAGCTCCTCGGCGAAGTCCTGCTCGTGGTAATTGATGCAGATGTCCGCGCCGAGCTCGCGGCAATACTCCAGTTTCTCGGCGCTACCGGCGGTGGTAGCGACCTCGCAGCCGAGGGCTTTGCCCAACTGGATGGCGAAGGAACCGATGCCGCCCGAGCCGCCGTGGATGAGCACCCGGTCGCCCTGCTTGACGCCGGCGGTGAGCGCGAGGTTCGACCACACGGTTGTGGCCACCTCGACGATGCCCGCGGTCTCGACCATGCTGAAGCCCTTCGGCACCGGGGTGAGCTGGCCCACGGGCACGGCGACGAGTTCTGCGTACCCGCCGCCGGCGAGCAAACAGCCCACGGCTTCCCCGGTCTTTCGTCCGGTGTCACCCGGGTCCACGATCACGCCTGAGCATTCCAGGCCGAGAGTCTCTGGCTCGCCCTCGGGAGGTGGGTAGTTGCCTTGCGCCTGCATGAGGTCAGCGCGGTTCACCCCGGCGGCCTGCACGTGGACAAGGACTTCGCCCGCCCGCAGCTGCGGGTCAGGCACGTCCGTCAGCTCCAGGGAGCGGGGGTTCTGGGGGTCGGTGATCGTGATTGCCTTCATGCCCCACCACGTTAGTGAAACGCGGCGGCCGTAGGTTAGACTCAAACACCGCTGGAGGCGTGGCAGAGCGGCCGAATGCACTGGTCTTGAAAACCAGCGAGGGTTATACCTCCGCGGGTTCAAATCCCGCCGCCTCCGCTCCATTTCTTAATTTAGGTGCGGTCCAACGCGTCGATCACTCGTTGCGCCGCGGCCTTTGGGTCGTCCCACTTGTCCAAGCCGAACAGGCCGATGCGGAACGAGGAGTACGTGTCGCCCTCGCCGATTTTCAGGGGAACGCCGGCCGCGATCTGCACCCCGCACGGTTTGAATGCCGCGCCGCTCTGCTGCTCTGGGGTTTTGGCGTAGAGCACCACGACGCCGTTGGACTCGAAGCCCTCCGCGGCGACGGAGACGAACCCGCGCTCGGAGGCGGCCTCGCGCACGCGACGGCCGAGCTCGCGCTGTCGCTGGGCAAGCGTGTCTAGGCCGTACTCGGTGGACTCGCGCATGATCTCCAGGTTGTGCGCGATGGTGTCGGTGGGGAGGGTGACGTGGTAGCCGACGGTGCCGGTGCGGTAGCCGTCGAAAATTTCGAGCCACTTCTTCAGATCGAGGGTGAAAGACGTCGAACTGGAGGAGGTGACGGCGTCGCGCCCGCGCTCGCCGAGCAGGACGTACCCCGTGGCGGGGGAGCCGGACCAGGATTTCTGCGGGGCGGAGACGAGCACGTCGATGCCGGTTTCGGCCATGTCGGGGAAGTCGGCGCCGGCGGCGATGCAGTCGAGGACGAACAGCGCGCCGGTGCGGCGGGCGATGTCACCGAGACCGGAGAGGTATTCCGGGGGCAGGGTCAGCCCGGCCGCTGTCTCGGTGTGAGCGGTGACGATGATGTCGGGCGCGAAGGATTCGGCGACGGCGGAGACGTCGTCAAGCGAAGGCGGCGCGAACGACGGCGTCTGCCCGCTCGACGTGGGCTGGGCGTTGAGGACGGTGACCTGGTCGGTGATGGAACCGGTCTCGATGATCTGGGACCAGCGGAAAGTGAACAACCCGGAGCGCAGGATGAGCACCTTCTTGCCGGTGAAAAGTTGGCGCGCGACGGCTTCCATCGCAGCGGTGCCGCCGCCCGGGATGAGGGCGACTGAATCCGCGCGATACGTGCTGGTAAGGATCTGGAGCGTCTCCTGCGCAACTGATATGAACCGCTGCGACATGTGGTTCAGGGAACGGTCCGTGAAGACGACCGAGTACTCCAGCAGGCCGTCGGGGTCGATCTCGGGGCGGGGCAGATGCGTCATAGTTGTTGAGGGTAGCCCGAATCACCCCGGCCGGCAGCCGGTTTAGCGCGGTCTATATCACCGGTGGTAGCGGTGTTGGTGGTGATCGAGGTGCCGTTGACCAGGTACGTTCCTCAAGGTTTGGGCGACCGCGCGTTCACCTGCAGCTCATGGAAGACGTGGACACATCGATCCAGGGTGCTGGCTGAGCGTGTCCTGTGTGAGCTTGTTGGGCCGGGTGCGGTTTGGTCGGGCGGGGGCGGTTGGGTAGTATCCAATACGGCCTGGAGACGTGCCAGAGTGGCCGAATGGGGCTCCCTGCTAAGGAGTTGCCCTCTTTGCGGAGGGCCGCAGGTTCAAATCCTGTCGTCTCCGCCACCGCGCCCGTAGCTCAACGGATAGAGCATCTGACTACGGATCAGAAGGTTGGGGGTTCGAATCCCTCCGGGCGCACGTTTGGGTTCTCAGCGCTTTACACTCAAGCGACATGAGAACCGCAGAGCCCAGCTCCCTGAGCCACGTCGCGCCTCGCCTGGTGCGACGCCGCAAGGCCACGCCCGATGAGATTGAGCAACTGCAAAGCCACTTAGAGAGCTCCAGCCTCCGTGAAATCACCGCCCTTGTGGCGCGCCTCAGCGCCGTCCGCGGTGCGAAGATCCTGCGCATGCTCCCTCCGGAACGCTCGCGCATCGTGTTTGACCAGCTCAAGCCGCGCCACCAGGCGGACGTCATCGTCGCGCTCGGTGACGATGATGTCGTCGGTTACTTCGGCGCGCTGGGCGCGGAGGACCGCGTCGCGCTGCTAGACAACCTGCCCGCGGAGATCGCCGCCCGCCTGCTCAAAGAGCTCGATGAGGATGACCAGCACGCGACTAACATCGTGCTGGGTTACCGCAAGGGCACCGTCGGCAGGACGATGTCGCCCAAGGTCCCTGAGGTGACAGCCGAGATGACGGTGCGCGAGGTGGTCGACCAGCTGCGGCGGGACGTGGACAAGCTGGAGACTATCTACGCCATCCCCGTCATCGACGGCCAGCGCAGCGTCGTCGGTGTGACGGACCTACGCCGCTTGTTCCGCTGCGAGGGCGGGGAGCGTATCGAGGA
The nucleotide sequence above comes from Corynebacterium capitovis DSM 44611. Encoded proteins:
- a CDS encoding NAD(P)H-quinone oxidoreductase; translation: MKAITITDPQNPRSLELTDVPDPQLRAGEVLVHVQAAGVNRADLMQAQGNYPPPEGEPETLGLECSGVIVDPGDTGRKTGEAVGCLLAGGGYAELVAVPVGQLTPVPKGFSMVETAGIVEVATTVWSNLALTAGVKQGDRVLIHGGSGGIGSFAIQLGKALGCEVATTAGSAEKLEYCRELGADICINYHEQDFAEELKGSCDVILDVIGGDYLERNVKALAIEGRLVVIALQGGPKGTLNLGRMMPRRQSVHATTLRARPRTSKAHIVADTVAHVWPLLEDGSIRPTISETFPLREAARAHDLLDSGSSTGKVVLTVEKPA
- a CDS encoding aminotransferase class V-fold PLP-dependent enzyme, translated to MAYDVASVRGLYTSLADGWTYLNAHDCPQIPERVSAAVARSFRMSTAVVRPEAGGGSHSRQVAGQTEGVAFLGDAQAAVADLVGATQDRVVLGPSLEVLYANLAAAMSPLLRSASSVVLNNVDRPSLTAALRRCPADVRWAQADLATGELPGWQYMDLVDGSTRLVSVPAAHGLLGTVAPVAEIVETVRARSRAWVLVDATAYAPYRPVDADAWGADIVAVDVAALGGPQVAALVFRNEAMFARLAPGGAASVASVISTGLAGGVSPVVEHYASLAGSAQAGRSTRRARLVASMSETATYLNALRDDLYTFLGTLPSVHIVGVSGEAADGASVDRVARLTFGVKGVPSSTVHQRLFDNGIVVTEAPSTPLLDDMGVPDLGGAVTVSLGPFNTANDVDQLIRAVASLA
- a CDS encoding aminotransferase class V-fold PLP-dependent enzyme, which codes for MTHLPRPEIDPDGLLEYSVVFTDRSLNHMSQRFISVAQETLQILTSTYRADSVALIPGGGTAAMEAVARQLFTGKKVLILRSGLFTFRWSQIIETGSITDQVTVLNAQPTSSGQTPSFAPPSLDDVSAVAESFAPDIIVTAHTETAAGLTLPPEYLSGLGDIARRTGALFVLDCIAAGADFPDMAETGIDVLVSAPQKSWSGSPATGYVLLGERGRDAVTSSSSTSFTLDLKKWLEIFDGYRTGTVGYHVTLPTDTIAHNLEIMRESTEYGLDTLAQRQRELGRRVREAASERGFVSVAAEGFESNGVVVLYAKTPEQQSGAAFKPCGVQIAAGVPLKIGEGDTYSSFRIGLFGLDKWDDPKAAAQRVIDALDRT